TACGCTTCGGAGCGTACCCTGTAGCCGGACAAGCCGAAGGACGCGTGTGGACGGCTTCTCCCCGACTCTTGTGCACGGCATCGGATCTCCAGAAAGACCTTGGCAAGATGGTGACGAAGGACAAGGTGGTGGTGTTTATGAAAGGCACTCCGGCTCAACCGATGTGTGGTTTCAGCAACGCCGTGGTCCAGATTCTACGGATGCACGGAGTAGACGAGTACGCCTCGTACAACGTGTTGGCAGACGAGGAGCTCCGAGAAGGTTAGTGCATTTAGATAACAGCGGCAACAAGTTGTCATT
This genomic window from Syngnathoides biaculeatus isolate LvHL_M chromosome 23, ASM1980259v1, whole genome shotgun sequence contains:
- the glrx5 gene encoding glutaredoxin-related protein 5, mitochondrial, which codes for MANVLRYTYRCLRFGAYPVAGQAEGRVWTASPRLLCTASDLQKDLGKMVTKDKVVVFMKGTPAQPMCGFSNAVVQILRMHGVDEYASYNVLADEELREAVKAFSNWPTIPQVYFNGEFVGGCDILLQMHQNGDLVDELKKLGVQSALLNAEKDSK